The following are encoded in a window of Drosophila simulans strain w501 chromosome 3L, Prin_Dsim_3.1, whole genome shotgun sequence genomic DNA:
- the LOC6738306 gene encoding uncharacterized protein LOC6738306, which yields MSQRMNLSFALLLCLLALGNADLQMYHPLMTLHHPPTFAKVGHLVEHVPTAVSHQSSTIVHRSVPRITSLLTPALRSTYLNYPTWSYPLFDGTNTLYRK from the exons ATGTCACAGAGAATG AACTTATCCTTTGCTCTCTTGCTTTGCCTTTTGGCACTTGGAAATGCCGATCTGCAAATGTACCATCCCCTGATGAccctgcaccacccaccaacTTTTGCCAAGGTGGGTCATCTGGTGGAGCATGTGCCCACCGCAGTTTCGCACCAGAGTTCCACCATCGTTCATCGCAGTGTTCCAAGGATAACATCACTGTTGACACCCGCTTTGAGATCCACCTATCTGAACTATCCCACCTGGAGTTATCCACTCTTCGATGGCACCAACACGCTGTACAGAAAGTAG